Genomic segment of Pagrus major chromosome 19, Pma_NU_1.0:
GTCGAGTCGTCTCAACAGGCTCGTAGTGAATTCACTTCACATCGTTAAAACTTGTCTGCGAGTCATTTAAATCTCTGCGGGGACGCATGAAaggagaagaaataaaaagtctTTCCCACAACGGATCGAACATGTCCCTCCTCCTACGTTCACACGACCGCGGTGAGGTCACGGGCCGCGTTTCGTTAAATCCAGCACGTAAAGCTTTAAATCTTCACTCACCACTCGACTGAGGACGCAGACGCTCTTCTGAACCGTCTCCCGGGTGACGTCAGCCTGTCGGACCTTCAGGGCCTGAAGCGGCGAGGGGTTAAAACATATTAAAGTGAAGATGTGAGAGGTCAGAGCGAAGATGCTGCGTGACTCATCGCTCGGCACACGACCTCACGAAACAACGTCACCATGATGtcaccacagacacaaacagaacagGAAGTCAACGTCGTCATTTTGCCTCCAATCAAATCAAGGACACACGAAGAAGAGAGCAGTGATGAggacaaaagtatgtggacagctgGGGACAAAACATCTCTGACTGACCTTTGCTTCTATTTGGCGATAACACGAAACTCCGTAAACACACTTCATGTCTCCGCTGAGCGGCGGCAGGTGAAAATACACAGTGTCTGCAAAACAACAGGAGAGTCGTGTTAACATACGTGCACAGTGTAACGTTTTCTTTAAGGTCATGAAGCCATGTGTGGAAGAATAAAGGACGTAAGCACTTCCTCCTGATCTTTATCGCTAATCGCCTGAAACAAGttaacagtgaaggaaatgtcACGACTGTCAGCCTCCCTTCCCTCTGACGAGGAGCGATGTATAACGTGGTTAAGATCTCCTCCGGACGAGACGGCCGCAGAGTCACAGAGGTCAGACCGGACGTCAGAGATTAACGAGAGCCGACGGAGGCCGGGCAGCGACGGAGCATCTGGACAGAGGCCACGGCTGCAGCGAGACACAAGTACAGCCGGCTGCAGGGATCACGCTTTCAGGAACAGAAGCCGATTCTGCTTTCTGAGATCTGAGACTTTTCAGACTCAGATCATTTACAAAGATGCTCAGCTTTCTGTGGGAAACCTGCAACGTTGTTTAAACGTTCTGTCTGCGTCTCTACCTCCTCTGTTTCCATCGTGCActgatctttctcttctgtgaTGCTGCAACACCTGAGTTTCCTCCTCGTTGATCAATACCTTTCTTATCTTATTTGGCAGCTGTCAGCAGCTCCTACCATTTCCTCTGTgagcagtgcattgtgggacaaaagcacacacacacacacaaaaactacttcacCCATCTAAAACCTGCTTAGTGCTCATGTGGAGTATGAAACTGGAGAGACGGGCTCCAAAATGGCTCCTAAATTGACGTTAAAACTTCCAAACAGACGCACACAAGAGCTTTTTCTACTGACAGATGCAGGAAGTCGACAGTAAACCGTTTGAAGGCGTGCGCTCATGTGACGCTCTGTTAATCTTTAGTAATGTTAACAGGAGTGATATGAACAACAACCCGCTCATATCAGCGTGACTGCTGCTTTTATGAGCCGCAGTGCAGAGAGAGagtcacacaacacacaccggagcagcagaaacaaagcacacaaaagattataaaacacacagcagggatCGATTCCAAGGGAAAATGGACACAAAAGCAGATGCAGGAGCgactctgagctgagctgagcagcagcagcagacagatcCTCTCCTGATGGGTGTAGTTTCAGCTGAGCTCTGACTCAGTTCCTGCTGTTTGCCTTCCCAGGACAGGATGAACAGTAGCGGCGGTGAACCACAGGACTGTCACATGACGGCAGCCACAACACACGGGACAGATCGCCAAGAAGACAGTCagctcgctgctgctgctgctgctcagtcctgctctctctctccagcctgCAGGCTGTTTCTCTGTTCAAACGTGACGCCTGCTTTTACAGAAAGTATCACAGCTTCATCCCTTCAGTGTCATCTTCTATATATAAAGAGGTCCAAAAACGACTTTCTGACTCCATTTACCCTGTTTAAAAACTCATTAATGGACTCAAAGTGGCAGTAGTGCATTGTGGGAGTTGTTTGACCGTACGAACAATAAGTTTCTAAATAATCTCGCTCATGCCGTCATTAAACTCGTCCTGCCTACCGTCAGTTCTTCTTTAAAAACATGGTattttataactacagcttgactttatccaGATGTTTCTTTGCAGGTTCGGGTgagacatttcaaataaaaccaCCCTGTAGTGactcaacaacaaacaaccaaaGATAGAAGCGTCCGGACTCTACCGCTCCCTACAACACGCACGCAAAGTCCGTGAGTCTGCAGGTCTTCAGGGCGTCGCTGTGCAAACTgcggtggttttaatgttgtggccgATCAGCGTGCAGCTTCGTTCCCTCCACCCTCtgaaaccacacacactgtGGGCGTGACGTACCTTCTTGGTAGTTGTGCGCCCCGTCGGGCAGAGCCAGGAAAGGGAGGTACTTCCACTCCTCTGGCAGCAGGTTGCTGTCATGACCTTCGTCTGGCAGCAGCGGCGGGTACGAGAACTCAACCTGAGACACAGTCAGAAACGTTTCATTAGCATCTCAGTCGTGAGAGTTTCCTCCTGCAGGTCTGAGGGTCTACAGAGGAGTCACCTCTGTATAACAGGCTTCTCCTTCATAAAACACTTCACTTGTcatatgttgctttaaaaacgTACCTTTCCCTGCCTGtctgctttattttaatatgttttcacTCTATTTTGCGTGATTATGAagccttttctcttttgttatGTGTGAACTTTATTCTGCTTCCACTGAGCTAAAgaagcagcagcctgcagctcctctacGAAGCCCAGCCTCCTGCCAGCGGTGACGGTTAATCTCCGACAAGATTAACCTGAAACCTGCTGGTCCTGAACGCAACAATGCTTCGCCCTCGAGCAGAGCGCACTCCCTCAGGGCGAGGCGCTGCTGCTGACTTTGGAGGAGTGATGctccaataaaaacacatcttccTGCCAGAGGAACAGATGGGGCGGCAGGTGAAtaaaagaaggagggaggggtcCAGAGAGGCTGTAAGAGAAGACGGATTAAAGAGCCAGAACCTGATCTGATACCCGGCAGGAGATCGCTGACCCCTATCAGATAACCTGCACCGCCCAGAGGCAACAGCCCCGAAACAAAGAGCGTCCACTGTCTCGCTTTTAcatcagaaaatgtctttttcacgTTCGGCCTCTGAACAGCAGCTGCTCACAGGCCAGAGAGCGACGGTCGCTCCAGATGGAGAGCAGCGGCAACAAGGAGGCTCAGTGTTCAGCTTTACGGCCTGTAAACTGAATGAATGTAGAGGATGCATCAGAGGCGATTACAGCGAGCGCCTCACGCGCACTCTCACTAATTAGCAGGTGTTAAACGCTGCTGCTGTCGTCGTGCAGCAGGCAGACGGCTGATGTCTGAGAGAAACGTTGAGCTGAACCAACGTGAGACACTCGTCTGTGGGTTTCTGTTTAGTTCAGGCGACACAGAATCAGAACAAACTGCGAGTGAATGGGATTTTGCCGACCCAGCTGTCGAACCACAGCCGTGCCAGAGTTTCACTCTTGCTCTTCACTCTGGTCGATTAATCCAGCAGTCGATCCAAAGACAGTTAATTTCCAACTATTCTGATGATCTATTGATCgtttttcaataaaacatgtcacatttgctggttccggcttcttaaatgtgaggacgtgctgcttttctttgtcgtgTGTGacggtaaatgaagagtcttttggttttggactgtttgttagACAAAAGAAGTCATTCAGGGCTCTGATGTGATGATTTCTCCAAACGAACGAACAAACGATTAATCAGGAAAATGATCTGCAAAATACTggatcatgaaaataatcattagtcgCATGAGTCGCTGTGGCATGACAGCAGCGGTGCCTCACACGGTTGTTTCGTTCTGATCTTTTCTTGACTTTTGCAGAGTCAGTGCGAGAGCTGCACGGATCGGTCGATTAATCGATCAGTTATCATACGATcgttaatcgtttcagtcatttttcaatcaAGAATGTCAGACGTGTGCTGgagttgctgcttttctttgggTCTTTTGGTTTCGGACTGTTTGTTGAGGCATTTTGAAGCGTCACTGATGATCGATGTGGTGatttttaaagaccaaacaatgAGACGATTACTTGTGAAAATAACGTGCAGATTAATCGCTGATAAAAATAATCGCTGGGTGGCTTTTTTAGCTGATATCTTGCACACACGCCtttgtaaataacatcttttcagataAATCTCGGGGCTCAGAGTCACCAGACGAGCTGAAAGGAGccattttaagttttctttcctttttttccaggCGAGCTGACAGGATATGTCGGCGAACTCTTCCTTTaagcaacactgttttgtgaaaCAATTAATTCCTTGTGCTTTATCTGTTCAGGAAGTTTAATCTCTTGTGCAAGAGAAACAAATTACACAACATCACAACAAGAACACACACGACAGATTATTGTCTCGACTTCGATGTGCGCTGCAGTTTATCGCAGCACTTCTTGAGGGAAACCGACTGTTTATAAATATCAAACACAGTCCTGACTCAGATTAAATGCTGGATTAAAGCACCAGCAGTCATCCCCAAAATGATCCTCTCATTGTTGACATCCAGGGGCTGCATCATCTGACAGCCACATTAATAACAGGGAGGTAAATCTTGACAGACAGAGGATCCAGAAGCTCTGAGAAACAGcctgtgataaaaaaaaacaaacccaagtGAAGTGAAAAGATGTCCAGGCTGGCAGCAGAGCACATGTTACATAACCCTGAGAGCCCAGAGCCAACAGCTGATGTTAGACACAACCCTTCACATGTCAGCCTGCAGGGCTGCAGCCTGTGTACTGTCACACAGACACTGTCAGTCCGCTGGATGAGGCTCCACAGCCGgcagaacagacacacaaacagcgGGAATtatcctttttttaattaaaatcaatcCACAAGGAagagttagctagctagcagttagcttagctagctcAGAGCAGGGGTTCACGCACCTGACAGCCCTTTTTGTGGTGAAATCCGACCACCACGATGTGCAGCACCGGTCCCTTTGGGTCGTCTCTGCCGTGAGGCTCCATCCCGTCCCGGTGTCGCGGCGGTCCGGTGCTGTTCTTGAGCTCCGGACTCGGATGTAAACACGGCGAACAAAGACGATGTTTCCCCTCCGAGGAGATGCAGCAGACACGAGCACAGCAGCGCCGAGAGGAGCCTCTTCCGCTTCGTCCCGCTGCGGCGGAGGACGAGCCGCGCCGAGAGGGTTCACCGCTCAGCACTTCCGGCTTCGTCTTAAAAAACGAACATGGCGTTTGAGAGGCCGAATTTCGGTGgattttttacacatttttaatatttttttttagtttttcttacTTTATTTAGAACGATATGTTTGCGTTTTGAGTttgataaaaataacacaaataaataatgcataATATGCATATGCCATGTTATTTGACACAATATGACATGCTTTTAGGATTTTCTATAACTTCATGACTTCTCATTTCCCCAGTAAGAACCCAATCACTTCAATGAATTGCCAAGACTGAATTAAAACGACtttgtaaattaaaatgttattttttccccacataAAAGTCATTAATTAAGCTGTCATTCTTCTTTATCTGTACATTTCATCTCAATACaattatggtaaaaaaaaaaaaaaaacaatatctacatcatttttagattttcattaaatttgGAAAGTAAAGTATCCTTTTAGGTTTTTAAAACCTTCCAGAAGTAATCATAGGTTATGTCAGTGTCCTAAAATTGGCTACAGATCTGTGCAAAGATGTATGTTTCCGTTGAGTAAATTTAACCGATTGAGGTGGTTAAAGAATTTGTATAATGATATTTTACTATTCATTTAGAAAATAAGCcatatttaatgtaaaatttGTAACAATGAGTCacattttatatgttttgtatttttatcttatgtatgttttgtttataaaatcttgatctgaagaaaaatgtcataaaatggaagtatttatataaaaacatgtgACCGGTGGACCCGGAAGACTACAGAAACCAGGGTGGGTAACTATCTTGACCGAGACTCTATcctctttattttacagtaaaaagaaTGACGTCATGCATTGCTCGGCACAGCCAGCGCCATCTTGTGGAAACAGATGAAATAACAGCATTTAATCTTCGCGTCCTTTAGTTTATATtcagttgtgtgtttatttcagcGTCGTCACGTGTTCGTGTTTAACTCGCAGATGTCTGATCGGCGATAAACTGATATCGATTATTCACGCTCGATTGCTTTAGTCTGGCTGCGGACGCTCTTGTATCGATTGGTCGTGACTGCGCGCGGTGTCTTCAGATTCAACATGGCGGCTACTCCGGCAACAAACCCGTCTCAGTTGCTCCCACTTGGTTCGTAAACGCTCAATAATGTTGACTTAGTGTTTTACATGTGtgctaattaattaatattacaaGTGAGAGGGCGGCGGGTGAGTTTTGAGGCTGTAGTTTATATATTGGTGATGTTTTGTTAGCTAGTTCACGTTAGCATCATGCTCTCGGATACATACGCGTGATTAGCTTCATTGCTAAGTGTCTTTGCTAACAGTGTTGTGATCATAACAAGCAGATTGATGATGATCGATGCTCTCACTGTGTTTTATAAGTGATGTACGATTCAATTTCTTCAATTGAAGCAGCATTTCCTTTGTGTAGGAAGCTGAAGGGGGGATTGGGTTTATACTTAAAGCAGGGCATTTAGGTTAATAGCTACTGAATAAtgtcattttcaagcaaaatacTCACATTGTTACCTGAATGTCCTTTTGTTTTGGACTGTCAGGTTAAGTTACTCTCTGGGAATTGCATttgtcactattttctgacatgttatagACTTGGGAGTAGTTATTTGTTCCAGCCCTGAATATACTAAAGCACTTCCAGTAGTCACAGTGATTTATTGCAGCAGAAGATAGGGAGAAAttcaataaaaagtcaaaatatgttAAGATAATCTGTTAGTTGCTTGCTAATTTAATGTGTAATTTAAAGTTTGCAAACGTTTATGAAATAAAACTAGCAAATATACAAATTAGGACTACaactgacaattattttcatcatcgagtcatcttttattatttctttagttaatcaattagtcattttgttcataaaatgtcataaaataatgtaaaatgtttctttttcattgagCTGATGTCTCCAAGTGTCTTGGTTCGtcagaccaacagtccaaaacccaaagatattcattttaCTATCATATAAGACAACGATGCATCaaatctttgtgttttaacaGCTGATATCAGCTAaagtttggtatttttgcttgaaaaaggCCTGAAAATACTCGTTTAACTAATCGTTTCAGATCTAATGCAGGTCAGGGTGCAAAGTAAGAAACAGACATGTAATTGCAGGATCTCtgatttcagtttatttttcatcttttagaGCTTGTGGACAAATGTATCGGCTCCAGAATTCACATCGTCATGAAAACCGACAAGGAAATCGTCGGCACCCTGCTGGGGTTCGATGACTTTGTCAGTATCCTTTCTGTTGTAGGTTGCACTCCgataacaaacacattttcactgcatgATTTTTATCCTGTTGGCTCTGAATAATGTCCTAGAATCAGTCCTTAATCCAACGTTTCAGACATGGTCCTGGAGGATGTGACAGAATTGTGAgtacacttcctgtttttgcaTCGAACAGTCATTTTTATCTGCTTCACCTGTCGGTTGACTGACACTCGTATCTGTTCCAGTGAAATCACACCAGAGGGAAGGAGGATAACCAAACTGGACCAGATCCTCCTCAACGGCAACAACATCACCATGGTTTGTAAAGATCCTGCATGTTTACATTCACTTCACAGGCTCACACGTGGATCTTTAATCTCCACGACCTGTTACAGCTGTTTTACACCTTCGCATGATAAATAACATCCAtataattttgtattttgcagCTCATACCAGGAGGAGAAGGTCCTGAAGTATGAGGATCGTCACTGGATgctgacagttttgttttgtgaatacAAGCCTTTTCCTATGTTGTGTTCCTCAGTCGATTATGTTTGTTTTGGGGTCGTTCCTTCTTTATCttggaggaaaatatttttgtaataagAATCATAATTGAGTATTTGTTTTGTCACAAATCACATGtgagaaaagcttttttttttaaacaaataaatgagaatcaaacagtttgaaaaacaagctttctttatttgttttaaactcAAACAGCAGTGATAAAACTTGGATCCAGTTGATTTATTATTTGAGTAGAATAAGTAGGACAGACTGATTTAGGTGTATGTAGCGTGACTGAACACAGAGTTGATTAATAGTCCTAAGTGccacctcctctctccagcATCAGTACATGGACGGCTTCTCCTCTCCCTTGGGATTGGTCACCTTGTCCTCGTTCTTGCTGATGATGTCGTACAGCTCAGCCTGTAGCGAACGGAtagaaaaacagttaaaacGTTCCTCTTTGACAGAACCGTGGTGATAAATACATCTTGACTCTCATCAGTCTGACTTACGTAGAAGCCGCGAATGTCGAGAACGATCACTCTGATCTCAGAGTAGATGGCCTCGTCCTTCTCGTGGACAAGCGAGCGGTAGTCCATCTGGAGGAAGAGAACGCAGAGTTAAAGGTATTTCTAATAGTTTTTATCAAAGCTTTAAAGAATGTGGCTGCGGCTCACTGTagttttaacaaacaaacaggaggagaaagtgCAGTTGTTCGGGACCAGTTGTTATTTCCAGcagtggattaatacacattcgGTGCTCTGATGCACCGTGTCCCCATTTTGGGGTCGCCAAAGCTTTATGGGGGCTTCAAGGCCTTCTTGTGTaggaaaactttttaaaatgtagaaatattCAAGATGTATAGAAAATATACAGTTCGCACAGAAGCCCAAATGATAAgttcaattttctttgtttttttgagtttaCAAGTTATTTATGTCGTTACCACggaaaaaacaaagtttgttttctcgagatctcaagaaaattatctaGTTTTCTTCGGCAAATAACATTTGTTATTCCGTGATAATGACCTAAGCAACTCGGGATCTTGGAAACAAATCAAGTTTATCTCGTTATCAaggaaaaacagtaaataatatGTTTGACCTATGACTATTTAGGACTTCCACAGGCAGGTCTGTATCTCAGCATCGAACTCATTTCTGTGAACtaaatcaaattgtttttaatgttctgaATACTGTTTAAGATAAAAAccattttaaaaactctcatGGGATTAGTTGACACTGAAGAAATGTAGAAAATCACCAGACGTATCCTTTAAGATAAGAAGATTGTGAACACTCACCACGTGAGTCTCTTTGGAAGCTTTTGCGACAgcgtctcctctctctgtgaagTACCTACATGATGCAACAGAAGTGTTTTTATAAGTCACAGTCAGTCAGGAAATGTACCCATGAATCTAATGAAGCATAACAATCATATATCTAACtattctgtttatacatccatggctgtagctactgttagcttgttagccgGTGAAAGACATCttcaggcctggggctagctggttagcatgctaacttcagtagatatatgggcaacacaatacatagatgtcttaCAAtaaatttatgaaagaagaacattttattgatgctagACGTTGAATTTTACAaggacagaaaaatatattttctgtctgtggagaaagtcaccagactccctttaaaaatcactcatttttgtgagttgttgagtttagagaaactttataaactttgtaaaACAGTGTCTCTGTCGAACTCttaatcattggtgccttcttataaattcagcattaaatgcaaaacatgaagttgtttgtttccttgtaaaaagtgtcagtttgtggcagcatggcaAGGACAGAAAAAGGTCTTTGCCatctgtggagaaagtcaccagactccctttaaaaatcactcaattttgtgagttgctgcgttaggagaaactttataaactttgtgaaacacatgtttaaactgttgtttcttcacattctgctgataactttagttgaatgttttgaactaaaattcttacatagtgcacctttaattgttAAAGTTGAATTTACCGCCGTAACACTTGAACACAAGcaacatttatattattttatccAACCTACTTGTTGATGTTGGTCTGAAAAG
This window contains:
- the lsm5 gene encoding U6 snRNA-associated Sm-like protein LSm5 — its product is MAATPATNPSQLLPLELVDKCIGSRIHIVMKTDKEIVGTLLGFDDFVNMVLEDVTEFEITPEGRRITKLDQILLNGNNITMLIPGGEGPEV